The genomic region AACCTTTACTTTTGGAAGCAGTCATAGACTAGCGACTAAGATGTAGGCTTCCTAATCATGAGCTCCGGGGTTTAAGCCATTATGtgctttttaaacaattaaatatcacttgctttaatggtgaaggaaaatattgtgaggaaacctgcatgactgatTGCctcagagttcttcataatgttctgaaaggtgtgtgaagtttgccaactcacgcttggccagcatggtagattATGGCTAAACCATTTTTATTCTAAGATACCCTTGCTTAGTAGTATGATTTTTGCGATACATTTCTTCGCCAAATAGATGATGATAAACATGATAGGTCGAtagagtaaataaaaataatatttaccaaGCTTTTAGTTTCAGATATAGCCTTTATAGATTCAATATTGACAGCCAAGTTTGGTTTGTTCCCCAGAAGGCCAGACAGTGAAACCGTAAGAGATTGTTGGTTGTTCCTGTGAAAAAAGGATATTATTGAAAAACATAACATCATAAAGTCCAATGTTACAATAGAACTGTTTTAATAAGCCGCTTTTATAGCAATACTATTATTACTGATATACGATAGTAATACTAAGATACCCTTGAAACAAAATCAAAGGatttccacgggatcttcaaaaacctaaatccacgcgatcgaggtcgcgggcatcagccagtaaataataaagtaatccCAAACATTGATTTTCGTTGTTAAGACATTGCCCATCTCGCTCTTTAGCATATCCCGCCTGTAAATGTCAAATAAAATAGCATGCTCTCACTCTCTCACACACACTCACGTGCAACCGAAGTGAAACgtcttaaactttttttttattctaatatattTAAGGGGCTTATAAAGGTGACCTATATGCCAGCAACagtacaaactaaattaaaattaaactagttaaacctaaaactacaacaatttgaaagaatcactaacaaattcatacactttcattgtCGAAAATCTTAAACTTTCCATACAGtaattttacttacttaatttcttGTTCTGTTTTGTTGAACTGCAAGGCAACATGTCCATCTTTGTCCTCTTTGCCTCCTAACCTCGAGTATCCCACAGCTTTGAAGCGACAGAGCGGGTTCTGCTCGTTGAGCTCCAGTGCTGGTGCATTACGACTATAGTAAGCTTGGCCTGAAATCATTTTACACTCCATACACAAGTGCAATGCAAGGTCTTTAtgttattactagctgatgcccgcgactttatacccatgaattttgattttcaaaaatcctatgggaatttattttccaggataaaaagttacctatatcactctccaggtcttaatcataataatcataatatcaaCAGTCttcgttgtggcgtgattgaataacaaaccAATAAGCCAACAAACCAAACAAACATACTGTCGCATTTAGAATTCGGGTAGCAATAGTAACATGAAATGTTCCTGTTTAACCGCCATCTTCTATCTCTTTGAATATCACTAATATTTACTCAATATTATGACTGCGAAAGTTTgaacgtttgttactccttaacgCCGCAAGGAATGGAACTAGTTTATagttataccctgaattaacgcaggcttctttttatctcggaaaatcacagagttcccacgtaTATCCACACGGAAAAAGTcacgggcgtcatctagtactAATATTGTACTACgcaaaaatgaatgaatgaatttaaatatttttcgatATAAAAGCATATGTACCAGTCCCCCACTGCGCCTGCAACAGATTCCACTTGGCGAGCACCTGGTCTCTCTCGTCCCCAAACACGCAGCAGTTGAACACCGCCGCGATCAACGCCTCGTGAGCGTTTGTTGGCCCTTGCGGTTGCTGTTGTTGCTACAATAAACAAAATGAACTTGAAAAATAAAGCTCCAAAAAATACCACTGAAGACAAAATAGTTCATCTTGTCATCACTGCCTgtattatcactacccatatcataaagtgtgtttgtttgttggtttgtccttcaatcacgtcgcaatggagcaacggattgacgtgattttttgcatggatatagtcaaagacctggagagtgacacaagctactttttaaccgggATTATCAAACCATTCATGGACTAGACCAGTTCTGCTGGCTCACTAACTCCTCAAATTATATAATATCAAATGCCatattaaatttcaatattaaatttGCTACCGATTTACTTTTGACTTAATGTTACCCGCAACTTTGTTGGCGTGGATattggtttttttaatcccacgggATGACTTAGACAAAGGCTAATgacaaacattttaaattaaattaaaatctcaTGAATGCTTCCAACACCTAAACTCACGTTTTAAGCTGCGATCAATACCTGCTATCAAGTAAAATTGCAAATACAAACCTATTAACTCTACTAAAATTTCCAGAACACTACTACAATTATTGAGAGTTTTCTcattttgtaattaaaatttttgcaCGACTGGTAAGCGACGATAAATAATTACAAGAAACAACAATATAAATAGTTACCTGTGGCTGTTGTTGGCCGAAGGTGCCAAGTCCAGTGCCAAACCCTCCAAAACTGGTTGTGGCTGGTTTTCCAAATGTGGAGCCAAAATTGGATCCAGTGCCAAAAGTATTCCCTCCTAGTGTATTGGTGCCAAATGCTGGCACTGCACTACCAAATGTTGAAGTACCAGCTCCAAAGCATGTGCCTGCTCCAAAGGTTGGTTTGAAATTGGTTCCAAAGGCACCAGTGTCGAATCCTGAAAGGATTTTTCTTGTTGCAGTGTTAGAAAAGACAAACAATAAAAGTGGTTTAATTGCACTAAAATGGTTCAAAAGATGCTGCGATAATTTTCCTAATATACATTAATATCCATTTAATGCAATAATTGTGCCATATGTATATATGATGATGTTGATTTTATCCCtttcaggaaaggcaaaggtcgtagaccatgcagcctaTATGaacaaaatgaaaagaaaattctgacttcgtctgtggtagCGTTTGCTGGCACGCGTGCTCtgtctgcctttttggagtgtttatttttttttataaaaagtggCCGGGTTTACTGGTGTTTTTAGTAAAGGGGTGCACTCtgaaggggtgccgcgcgtgtatcggcgagcgccggcacagacgaagtccatacttacctatatagtTTCGCTAACAtgtgaataactacaaacttgacattggctaatctttgtaaaaccagacgagagaaaaaaaaaaagaaaattctgCATACAGAATCACATAAAGTTTTTTTGCAAATTCTGTCTATTCAAAATATTACACAGAATTGTTCTTAATAATACTTTTATTAAATATCCCATATAATTATAGCATAACACTTTAACAATATATgatatcaaaaaatatatatgtatatcaataCCTGTAGCAGGTTTAGCAACTGTGGCGCCGAATCCTGTTCCACCAAAAATAGAAGGTGTAGTAGTTGTCGCAGTACCTAGTCCACTAAATGGTGCTGGAATatacaaagtaataatataaaatgttgtgcatattatattttgagAAAGTACTCGCCATATTATTTGCTGTCATATTAAAAGTATGATTTCAGTGCTTAATCTAAGGTGAACACATACTTTTGGCATGGTAGTTGAGACAAAGCAAATAtggtatataataaaatatatttaggcACTATACCagatcataaaaaataaatcttatgAGGTTAAAACATGTCCTTATGTGTGTTCTTCTACTCTCTAGGCTGATTTCTACACTTAAACGTTTGCATCTGTTGTGTATGTTTTGTAGGTATGTGTGAGCATGTGAGGCACACCCATCCGTGATCCCCAATACACAACAGTAATGGTTGTATGTAAACAGTaagggtttgaaccgtcgacctttcggttttcagtccactcctttactggttgagctattgaggctcttaaaAGGTTAAGGTTTAAGGTTGGATGGTTTTTTTCACCAGAATGAGACAATAAAGTCAATGAAAAATAAACCTGCACTAGACGCTGTTGCACCAAATGCTCCAAAGCCAGATGAAGATGTAGTGGTTCCAAAACCACCAAACCCAGCTGTACTAGTAGTTGCTGTATTAGTGCTTCCAAACGAAAATGTAGCTGAAAGTAGATAGCCAAACATAAATCACATTTGGGTATGTGTTTACAAATGTGGCGACTGGCGGAAGACTAAAGTAATGAATACGATACAGCTCGATAGTTTATATATGCTCaagatatttacataaatattctaaatccaaaacaaattaaaatctaaataaaaatttgtaatgCAATACTAACGTTTGGAGGCTGCTCCGAAACCGGTACTTTGTGATGTAGAACCAAACGAAAACGCCAttgtaaaaacaatttaatactTGACGTAAGCTAGTAAAGTCAAAAACGAACTGTATTGAAAATAaactagaaagaaagaaattgtttttaatACAAGTTTTTGGTTTTTCTCACTGATGACATCCTACTCTATGCTGATGACCACTCACTGTAATAGGTCCATGGTGCTCAtcactgattttttttaactgactttacggctctggattctagtcTTTTTAAGCCTACCATTTTTTTAACTGGCTTTATGGCTCTGGATTCTAACTTTTTTAAGCAATTCTCGAGCTTCAAATCACAATGGTACAAAAGACGTTCGGAAACCTCTCAGAATACCTGCAATACCTGATTCCACAAAATATACCACAATTATTTAGCTACacaacactttttaaaattcGACCGAAAGCGAAGAAAGCATCTTAAAAACCTCCGTTATTAAATCAATGTTAGCCCTTTCTGCTGGAATTCACTCTGCTTTGTTTATGATATATTCATGTGCATAATCTGTATTCTGTGGTAATCTTGGGTAATCTGTTTTCATGCTCTCAGGTCTGTACGTGGTCTGTACTCTGTGTTTGGTGTTATACTATCCGGAAGAAAAAGACGTCCATCAAGAATTCAGGAAAATTTTGGTTATTTCGTCATACTCAATAAATCCAATAACTAGATCTAATCATGTCGGATTGGGATACTGTTACTATCCTTCGCAAGAAACCACCGAAAGCATCAGCTCTGAAAACGGAACAAGCCGTCAATGCTGCACGTCGTCAAGGTGTACCAGTGGACACTCAACAAAAATATGGTGCGGGGACTAATAAACAACACGTTACCACTAAAAACACTGCAAAACTTGATAGAGAAACTGAGGAGCTTCGACATGAAAAAATACCGCTTGATTTAGGAAAACTAATAATGCAAGGCAGACAAGCAAAGGGTATGAGTCAAAAAGATTTGGCAACAAAAATATGTGAAAAGCCTCAAATCGTTAACGACTACGAAGCAGGTCGTGGAATTCCTAATAACATTGTACTTGGTAAAATTGAAAGAGCAATTGGAATAAAACTACGTGGAAAAGAACGTGGCCAACCACTACAGCCTCCTGGAGGAAAGAATTAAATACGGATTCCCTGGGAGGCGAAGACTAAAGTCCGAATTGtttattgcataatattacTCTCTTATTTGCTGTTGAAGTAatttttctttgtaattttaattattcatcctgttaaaataattttgtatgtaagcatttattttatttagaatctGGAACATTCTGTAATCTGATGTTACCATTGTGAAAAAGtgaatataaaatgtatcttTGCACAGCATGCAGCGATTGGGAAATGTGGATGTGATA from Maniola jurtina chromosome 4, ilManJurt1.1, whole genome shotgun sequence harbors:
- the LOC123864934 gene encoding probable nucleoporin Nup54, which gives rise to MAFSFGSTSQSTGFGAASKPTFSFGSTNTATTSTAGFGGFGTTTSSSGFGAFGATASSAAPFSGLGTATTTTPSIFGGTGFGATVAKPATGFDTGAFGTNFKPTFGAGTCFGAGTSTFGSAVPAFGTNTLGGNTFGTGSNFGSTFGKPATTSFGGFGTGLGTFGQQQPQQQQQPQGPTNAHEALIAAVFNCCVFGDERDQVLAKWNLLQAQWGTGQAYYSRNAPALELNEQNPLCRFKAVGYSRLGGKEDKDGHVALQFNKTEQEIKNNQQSLTVSLSGLLGNKPNLAVNIESIKAISETKSLVVIYVTDKAANNVHISASELGAFLNAGAARTALSNAGCTSVTPVTRPAPQMLEQYLQSPPPGMDMRLWKQAQADNPDPENYIPVPIIGFTEIKFRARCQSEEAALQASWLKRAADTLAELRTRRAAAASTLARLSASLHALKHTLLQVIARQEVVGLVGVALSPEEEAARARLQELASQLAAPPLYNGRLNELLCAMRLQRSASSGASHERYHLDAGAQEDMKQFLSLQQRGMAHLLDTARNDLAALNTIAEGMARLVRA
- the LOC123864970 gene encoding endothelial differentiation-related factor 1 homolog, with amino-acid sequence MSDWDTVTILRKKPPKASALKTEQAVNAARRQGVPVDTQQKYGAGTNKQHVTTKNTAKLDRETEELRHEKIPLDLGKLIMQGRQAKGMSQKDLATKICEKPQIVNDYEAGRGIPNNIVLGKIERAIGIKLRGKERGQPLQPPGGKN